A region from the Leptospirillum ferriphilum ML-04 genome encodes:
- a CDS encoding thiazole synthase has product MESLTEKFQREDVLNIGGISFRSRLWVGTGKYKSFEETREAIEASGADVVTVAVRRVNILRKDEPNLLDFLPPDKYKILPNTAGCYTVEDALRYARLARASGISDMVKLEVIGDPRTLFPDVVGLVEAARILVKEGFVVFPYTSDDPIIAKRLEDAGCPAVMPLAAPIGSGLGIRNPYNIRIIQETVGVPVIVDAGVGTASDAAIAMEMGCAGVLMNTAIAEAKDPVRMAHAMRLGVEAGRAAFLAGRMPRKLYANASSPLEGMLASPVSGHPS; this is encoded by the coding sequence ATGGAATCATTGACAGAAAAATTTCAGCGTGAAGATGTCCTGAACATCGGGGGGATCTCGTTTCGTTCCCGTCTGTGGGTTGGAACCGGAAAATACAAATCCTTCGAAGAGACGAGGGAAGCCATCGAGGCCTCGGGAGCCGACGTGGTGACGGTTGCCGTTCGCCGGGTCAATATTCTTCGAAAGGACGAGCCGAACCTTCTGGATTTCCTTCCGCCGGACAAGTACAAGATTCTGCCCAATACCGCCGGCTGCTACACCGTAGAAGATGCTCTTCGATACGCCCGTCTGGCCCGGGCCAGCGGAATCTCCGACATGGTGAAGCTGGAAGTGATCGGCGATCCCCGGACGCTCTTCCCGGATGTCGTGGGTCTTGTTGAAGCGGCACGCATTCTTGTGAAAGAGGGGTTTGTCGTCTTCCCGTACACCAGTGACGACCCGATCATCGCAAAACGGCTTGAGGATGCCGGTTGTCCGGCGGTCATGCCTTTGGCTGCCCCCATTGGCTCAGGACTGGGAATCCGCAATCCCTACAACATCCGGATCATTCAGGAAACCGTCGGGGTTCCGGTCATTGTTGATGCGGGGGTCGGAACCGCATCAGACGCCGCCATTGCCATGGAAATGGGCTGTGCGGGAGTTCTCATGAACACGGCCATTGCCGAGGCGAAAGATCCTGTCCGGATGGCCCATGCCATGCGTTTGGGTGTCGAAGCCGGAAGAGCGGCTTTTCTTGCTGGCCGGATGCCCCGGAAGCTCTATGCCAATGCCTCTTCCCCCCTGGAGGGGATGCTTGCTTCTCCGGTCTCCGGACATCCTTCCTGA
- a CDS encoding thiamine phosphate synthase: protein MIKSLVSPLFPLMYVTPEDIPVKPLVQRALEAVAGGVTSIQVRRKGGSAKELFDLAILLAESLPSGFPLIVNSRLDVALEAGAWGLHLPDDHIPLPFFRDRAPNLRLGVSCHSLESARKAFSEGADYLVAGPVFDTPSKRSYGPPPGPAFLGKVTKFVPLPVLAIGGVTEEGIPEVWRSGASGFAVMGALAYEEDTRSRAFSLRKCWSRQGDVRP from the coding sequence ATGATCAAGAGCCTCGTGTCACCGCTGTTTCCCTTGATGTACGTCACTCCCGAAGACATTCCGGTCAAGCCCCTGGTACAGCGGGCGCTGGAAGCGGTTGCCGGAGGGGTGACGTCGATCCAGGTCCGAAGAAAGGGGGGAAGTGCGAAGGAGCTTTTCGATCTTGCGATCCTTCTCGCAGAGTCCCTGCCTTCCGGGTTCCCCCTGATCGTCAATTCCCGACTGGATGTCGCTCTGGAAGCCGGGGCCTGGGGACTTCATCTTCCGGACGACCACATTCCGTTGCCTTTTTTTCGGGATCGGGCCCCGAACCTTCGTCTCGGGGTTTCCTGTCACTCTCTCGAATCCGCGAGGAAGGCGTTTTCCGAAGGGGCGGATTATCTGGTTGCCGGTCCCGTTTTCGACACGCCATCCAAGCGATCCTATGGTCCTCCCCCGGGTCCGGCTTTTCTGGGAAAGGTGACGAAATTTGTCCCGCTTCCGGTTCTGGCGATCGGAGGCGTTACGGAAGAGGGGATTCCCGAAGTGTGGCGTTCCGGAGCGTCGGGCTTTGCCGTCATGGGTGCCCTGGCCTATGAAGAGGACACACGTTCACGGGCCTTCTCGCTCAGAAAGTGCTGGTCACGCCAGGGGGATGTGCGTCCATGA
- a CDS encoding M23 family metallopeptidase encodes MTGRPVLLFILSTLLLVLFFSPAEALSGSPTIDVVQGGFFLVSEPVNAKGRHILFLNRKIAFERLQKPGKGPFRGLKPGSRLLVVGVDLAQKPGVYSLKVMETGKTATVRIVSRKFMVSRLHVRSRFVSPPPSLLARILRERRIIHDALSRKSPLLVSGAFILPLKGRVTHDFGAIRILNGKPMSRHLGEDIDAPEGTPVLAANDGKVVLAGRFYYDGNMVIVDHGGGLFTEYLHLRDIRVHPGERVRCGDLVGHLGHTGRVTGPVFHYGAVLAGNHVNPMLLSDRSWISLPLSGR; translated from the coding sequence ATGACTGGCCGGCCGGTCCTGCTTTTCATCCTGTCAACCCTGTTGCTGGTGCTTTTTTTCTCTCCGGCCGAAGCCCTTTCGGGATCCCCCACGATCGACGTTGTGCAGGGAGGGTTCTTTTTGGTGAGCGAACCTGTGAACGCGAAGGGAAGACATATTTTGTTCCTGAACCGGAAGATCGCCTTCGAGAGGCTGCAAAAACCGGGGAAAGGCCCGTTTCGCGGACTGAAGCCCGGGAGCCGGCTTCTTGTTGTGGGGGTCGATTTGGCACAAAAACCGGGTGTCTATTCCCTGAAGGTCATGGAAACAGGCAAGACGGCGACGGTCCGGATTGTTTCCCGGAAATTTATGGTGTCGCGCCTGCACGTCCGCTCCCGGTTCGTTTCTCCCCCTCCTTCTCTCCTGGCCCGTATCCTTCGCGAAAGGCGCATCATTCATGATGCCCTCTCCCGGAAATCTCCCCTGCTTGTTTCCGGAGCTTTTATCCTTCCGCTCAAGGGGCGGGTGACGCATGATTTCGGCGCCATCCGGATCCTGAACGGAAAACCCATGTCCCGCCATCTTGGTGAGGATATCGACGCACCGGAAGGGACTCCCGTTCTGGCAGCCAATGACGGAAAAGTGGTTCTGGCCGGACGATTCTATTATGACGGAAACATGGTGATTGTGGATCACGGGGGAGGACTTTTTACAGAATATCTCCATCTGCGCGATATCCGTGTTCACCCGGGAGAGCGTGTCCGGTGTGGCGATCTGGTCGGGCATCTTGGCCATACGGGCCGGGTGACCGGTCCCGTCTTTCATTACGGGGCGGTTCTGGCAGGGAACCATGTCAATCCCATGCTTCTGTCCGACCGAAGCTGGATCTCCCTTCCCCTCTCCGGCCGATAG
- the thiD gene encoding bifunctional hydroxymethylpyrimidine kinase/phosphomethylpyrimidine kinase — protein MSGRSPGSVWVLAGVDPSGGAGLHQDLRVLSALGVVAKGIPTCLTVQNIREVRRVVPVEEDVFREMLDALLAVEPPALVKIGLLPEALLGSLRAFLDDLPCGIPVVIDPILRFGSGDPFLDPAPFQKRATRIFPRASLVTPNLPEASVLLGRDVHPDRESLRKAGEEILARYGPEAVYLKGGHASGEVKQDLYVSQGDSLVLTYPSLAVSALHGGGCTLASLVSGCRLRSPLASWPAVVCQAREIFQKALDWESRRDGPSRRTLEAVFLPSTGVLETILPEEFKERDLS, from the coding sequence ATGTCCGGACGGTCCCCCGGTTCTGTCTGGGTTCTTGCTGGCGTGGACCCTTCGGGAGGGGCCGGACTCCATCAGGATCTCCGCGTTCTGTCCGCACTGGGAGTTGTGGCGAAGGGAATACCGACGTGCCTGACCGTCCAGAACATTCGGGAAGTCCGGCGGGTGGTTCCGGTAGAGGAGGACGTTTTCCGGGAGATGCTTGATGCTCTCCTGGCGGTCGAACCTCCGGCTCTCGTCAAGATCGGCCTCTTGCCCGAGGCTCTTCTCGGGTCGCTTCGGGCGTTTCTGGACGATCTTCCGTGCGGTATACCGGTGGTGATCGATCCGATCTTGCGCTTCGGGTCGGGAGATCCGTTTCTCGATCCGGCTCCGTTTCAAAAAAGGGCGACCCGGATTTTTCCGCGAGCCTCCCTGGTGACACCCAATCTTCCCGAGGCTTCCGTCCTCCTTGGACGGGACGTGCATCCCGATCGGGAAAGCCTGCGGAAAGCCGGGGAGGAAATCCTGGCCCGATATGGACCTGAAGCGGTTTATCTCAAGGGAGGACACGCCAGTGGCGAGGTGAAGCAGGATCTGTATGTCAGTCAGGGAGACAGTCTTGTGTTGACCTATCCTTCCCTGGCAGTTTCCGCCCTGCATGGAGGAGGATGCACTCTGGCTTCCCTTGTTTCGGGTTGCCGCCTTCGTTCTCCGCTGGCTTCCTGGCCCGCTGTTGTCTGTCAGGCCAGAGAGATCTTCCAGAAGGCCCTGGACTGGGAGTCCCGGAGAGACGGGCCTTCGAGGAGGACGCTGGAAGCCGTTTTTCTCCCTTCGACGGGAGTCCTGGAGACAATTCTTCCCGAGGAATTCAAAGAAAGAGATCTTTCGTGA
- a CDS encoding EAL domain-containing protein → MTFSNPDIPFTSQCPPDRSLEILSACMRVSDEAMDTTSLYRGVLGQLEKMEGVRTVWIGSPPLTGGWSVLAGKEGPLLEGFPEGKDLAESAWREGRTVQRVLPSGEGAWIFLPIFLKDRVHGVLAVLCNMTEIPEGRIRFLEAVVRSIGSGLLRLDLQGNFHLLESLYVSLVASVEELLPSRDPGRLLESLCQTLVRGEFFEAAWIGEPGPGGEFRVLARAGSGADAIGHSVVNATEGRETSLVRRCWTSGETVAARFPDDLTGPERDLFALNNWKSGMAVPVNRDGVLDMVLLLTSAREDSSHPDVREHCRRVARLLGYSLSEIALREKLFDQVQRESLRARQDPLTGLPNRLSLADRLSEAVARARRTGSLMAVCMLDLDNFKALNDLNGHAAGDLVLRQLAERFRRIQREEEFLARMGGDEFVLVLEGLRGPEELVPVFERIRSIILSPFALGEGQLANLDLSAGVALYPLDGDDPDLLLRRADNALYTSKIHKSSRAVWWKRWESGEMAGENPPEYGLDPYGPESSQFLERTASFRLMAAEEFIRDFYEKLRLMPRARAIIDRLSPEEMEHLKERQRDHLTLLLSVSVSRDILFRAGHAMGRTHSLVGVDRSQIDESYRLFQSIFQEKVFQSGLSKEEKIGLFSIFLARLKDDTEGQFKGLESTVEAYHSFLGRSHPVSGTLMPDVMAEEMEILGQLPGIRSVILFRPDREGLFVPVFSHRTPEEYREFLMAGGEHPVLDSGQPQGKGLIPQAWLDGKIMSSPTAVSDARLKPWSTLYEKMGIRSTVAIPVFDVQGKIAYVLHLGGEYPGQFESEWMRHFCEGLSRRVTLLLSRPGLLPVLPESTSRHWRNRLFSGGLRMVYQPVINLLGGVPPKVEALARLEMEDGQTILPGNFIGVLGEQELDRLFWHGLAQALTDLRGWDSQGLSLGLSVNAPPFILTQPDFLPRLREQLRKSGFSPNRLYLELLESLQMEMNHEFVSSLQELSRLGIHIVMDDLGSGYSSLDRLRSLPFEAVKVDQSLIRNARTDPYRTVSFIGMLVQLGRDLDMSVVVEGLEFLEQVEIAFFLGAHFGQGFFLATPMPAENVPEWYGHFSRFSPIQTPKTALGALALHWKTTHAGTSLESARYRLSLEDCPNTRFLEEKSLSGLPIGLLHRKLHELRTRGSSSVTALRAVESEFSSELVRLILQEKL, encoded by the coding sequence GTGACGTTTTCCAATCCGGATATTCCATTCACTTCCCAGTGTCCGCCCGACCGTTCCCTTGAAATTCTCTCTGCCTGCATGCGGGTGTCGGACGAAGCGATGGACACGACCTCCCTTTATCGCGGGGTGTTAGGCCAGCTCGAAAAAATGGAGGGGGTCCGGACCGTCTGGATTGGCTCCCCTCCGTTGACCGGGGGATGGTCGGTCCTGGCCGGCAAGGAAGGCCCCTTGCTGGAAGGTTTTCCGGAAGGAAAGGATCTGGCAGAAAGCGCCTGGCGGGAGGGAAGAACTGTTCAGCGAGTCCTTCCTTCCGGAGAGGGAGCCTGGATTTTTCTTCCGATTTTTCTGAAGGATCGTGTTCATGGGGTTCTGGCGGTCCTGTGCAACATGACAGAAATCCCGGAAGGGAGGATCCGTTTTCTGGAAGCTGTCGTGCGTTCAATCGGTTCCGGCCTTTTGAGGCTCGATCTCCAGGGGAATTTTCATCTTCTTGAAAGTCTCTATGTGTCTCTGGTGGCTTCCGTGGAGGAACTCCTCCCGTCCAGAGACCCCGGCCGTCTCCTCGAAAGTCTCTGTCAGACGCTTGTCCGGGGGGAGTTTTTTGAGGCTGCGTGGATCGGAGAGCCCGGGCCGGGGGGGGAGTTCCGGGTTTTGGCCCGGGCCGGGTCCGGTGCCGATGCCATCGGACATTCCGTCGTCAACGCGACGGAGGGTCGGGAAACGTCTCTGGTCAGACGTTGCTGGACATCGGGGGAAACTGTCGCCGCGCGTTTCCCTGACGACCTCACCGGTCCCGAACGGGATCTTTTCGCTCTCAACAACTGGAAATCGGGCATGGCTGTTCCGGTGAACCGGGACGGGGTCCTGGACATGGTGCTGCTTCTGACCTCCGCCAGGGAAGACTCGTCGCATCCCGATGTCCGGGAACATTGTCGGCGGGTCGCCCGATTGCTGGGGTACAGCCTGTCCGAAATTGCCCTTCGGGAAAAACTGTTCGACCAGGTTCAGCGGGAATCTCTCCGGGCGCGCCAGGATCCGCTGACGGGTCTTCCCAACCGTCTGAGTCTTGCGGACAGGTTGAGCGAAGCCGTTGCCCGCGCCCGAAGAACCGGGTCTCTCATGGCCGTTTGCATGCTGGATCTGGATAATTTCAAGGCGCTGAACGACCTGAACGGTCATGCGGCAGGTGATCTGGTTTTGCGACAGCTGGCGGAACGATTTCGCCGGATCCAAAGAGAGGAAGAATTTCTGGCCCGGATGGGAGGAGACGAATTTGTCCTGGTCCTGGAAGGGCTCCGGGGTCCGGAAGAGCTTGTCCCCGTTTTCGAGCGGATCCGGTCCATCATTCTCTCCCCTTTCGCTCTCGGAGAAGGACAGCTTGCCAATCTCGACCTTTCGGCGGGGGTCGCCCTCTATCCACTGGATGGCGACGATCCGGACCTGCTCCTGCGCCGTGCCGACAATGCCCTGTATACGTCCAAGATCCACAAGTCCAGCCGGGCCGTCTGGTGGAAACGGTGGGAATCCGGAGAAATGGCCGGAGAAAATCCTCCCGAATACGGCCTTGACCCTTACGGTCCGGAATCCTCGCAGTTTCTGGAGCGGACGGCGTCATTCCGCTTGATGGCCGCTGAGGAGTTTATCCGGGATTTTTATGAAAAGCTGCGCTTGATGCCTCGGGCCAGAGCCATCATCGATCGCCTTTCTCCGGAAGAAATGGAGCATCTGAAAGAACGTCAGAGGGATCACCTCACTCTTCTTCTTTCCGTTTCGGTCTCCCGGGACATTCTTTTTCGCGCGGGGCACGCGATGGGACGGACTCATTCCCTTGTCGGGGTGGACCGGTCCCAGATCGACGAATCCTATCGGCTGTTCCAAAGCATCTTTCAGGAAAAAGTGTTTCAGTCCGGTCTTTCTAAGGAAGAAAAGATCGGACTTTTCTCCATCTTTCTCGCCCGCCTCAAGGACGACACCGAAGGGCAATTCAAGGGGCTGGAATCGACGGTGGAGGCGTATCATTCTTTTTTGGGACGTTCCCATCCGGTATCCGGAACCCTGATGCCGGATGTCATGGCGGAGGAGATGGAGATTCTCGGGCAGCTTCCGGGAATCCGGTCGGTGATTCTGTTCCGGCCCGACCGGGAAGGTCTTTTCGTCCCGGTTTTCAGTCACCGGACCCCGGAAGAGTACAGGGAGTTTTTGATGGCCGGAGGCGAACATCCTGTCCTGGATTCCGGGCAACCGCAGGGGAAAGGTCTGATCCCGCAGGCCTGGCTTGATGGCAAGATCATGAGTTCCCCGACCGCTGTTTCGGATGCCCGCCTGAAACCGTGGAGCACTCTCTATGAAAAGATGGGGATCCGGAGCACGGTGGCCATTCCCGTTTTCGATGTCCAGGGTAAAATCGCCTACGTCCTCCATCTGGGCGGGGAATATCCCGGCCAGTTCGAGTCCGAATGGATGCGTCATTTCTGCGAGGGACTGTCCAGACGGGTCACGCTTCTTCTGTCCCGTCCGGGTCTTCTTCCGGTGTTGCCGGAGTCGACATCCCGCCATTGGCGGAACCGGCTGTTCTCCGGAGGACTGCGGATGGTCTACCAGCCGGTCATCAACCTTCTAGGAGGCGTTCCCCCGAAGGTGGAAGCGCTGGCCCGACTGGAAATGGAAGACGGGCAGACAATCCTGCCCGGAAATTTTATCGGGGTTCTGGGGGAACAGGAGCTTGATCGTCTGTTCTGGCATGGACTTGCCCAGGCCCTGACCGATCTTCGGGGGTGGGATTCCCAAGGCTTGTCCCTGGGACTCTCTGTCAATGCTCCTCCCTTCATCCTGACCCAGCCGGACTTTTTGCCGAGGCTCCGGGAACAGCTCCGGAAAAGCGGATTTTCACCGAACCGGTTGTATCTGGAGCTTCTGGAAAGCCTGCAGATGGAGATGAATCATGAGTTTGTCTCTTCGCTGCAAGAACTTTCCCGTCTGGGGATTCATATCGTGATGGATGATCTGGGCTCCGGGTACAGCAGTCTCGATCGCCTCCGGAGTCTTCCTTTTGAGGCGGTGAAAGTGGATCAAAGCCTGATCCGAAACGCCCGGACAGACCCCTATCGGACGGTCAGCTTCATCGGGATGCTGGTTCAGCTGGGTCGTGACCTGGACATGAGCGTCGTTGTGGAGGGTCTGGAGTTCCTCGAGCAGGTCGAGATCGCCTTTTTCCTGGGGGCGCACTTCGGGCAGGGCTTTTTTCTTGCCACCCCCATGCCGGCGGAGAACGTTCCGGAATGGTATGGCCACTTTTCCAGATTTTCTCCCATCCAAACGCCGAAAACCGCTCTTGGAGCATTGGCCCTGCACTGGAAAACGACCCACGCGGGAACGTCACTGGAAAGCGCGCGGTACCGACTGTCTCTGGAGGATTGTCCCAATACCCGGTTTCTGGAAGAGAAAAGCCTGTCCGGTTTGCCGATCGGGCTCCTACACCGCAAACTCCATGAACTGAGGACGAGAGGATCCTCCTCGGTAACGGCCCTGAGAGCGGTGGAATCCGAATTCTCTTCGGAGCTTGTCCGGCTCATTCTCCAGGAAAAACTCTAA
- the thrS gene encoding threonine--tRNA ligase, whose product MGPKSMTEKESESLRALRHSAAHTLAQAVKKLYPSAQVGVGPATEEGFYYDFRYERPFTPEDLERIENEMKSLIRSSLPIVRKPVSRGEAEKLFRERNEPFKLELIQGIPEDAEITVYEQGEFVDLCRGPHVSSTGEIPAVRLLSTSSAYWKGVESNPSLQRIYGTAFHSEKELEEYLRQQEEIQRRDHRKLGRELGLFRTLDEKGAGLVLWLPRGSQIRRTLEELWKILHDRHGYRYVYTPHIARLDLWMQSGHWDYYQDSMFRPMETEGTAYELKPMNCPFHILIFRESVQSYRDLPIRLSELGTVYRYERSGTLHGLMRVRGFTQDDAHIFCKPEDLAGEIRNVLALVDQMIGRFGFTDRTVYLSTRPEKSVGSDENWEMATGSLRRALEESGIPYEVDPGEGVFYGPKIDIKFHDAIGRAWQLSTIQVDFNLPEKFDLTYRNDSGEPCRPIMIHRALFGSIERFFGILIEHYAGAFPLWLAPEQVRIMTIADRHIPYAQTVLNRLKDRGVRAEGDFRNEKIGFKVREAQMAKIPEMWVVGDREVEENRVSVRTREGEKKDLRPLESELEDLFRRSGPPEMLPRSNGF is encoded by the coding sequence ATGGGTCCAAAAAGCATGACCGAAAAAGAGTCAGAATCCCTCAGGGCGCTCCGGCACAGTGCCGCCCATACATTGGCGCAGGCAGTGAAGAAGCTCTACCCTTCCGCGCAGGTCGGTGTCGGCCCGGCAACGGAAGAGGGGTTTTATTATGATTTCCGGTATGAAAGGCCTTTCACCCCGGAAGATCTTGAACGGATCGAAAACGAGATGAAGTCCCTGATCCGCTCCTCGCTTCCGATTGTCCGGAAACCGGTGAGCCGCGGGGAAGCGGAGAAATTGTTCCGGGAGAGAAATGAGCCGTTCAAACTCGAACTGATTCAGGGTATTCCGGAAGACGCGGAAATTACGGTTTACGAACAGGGTGAGTTTGTGGATCTGTGCCGGGGGCCGCATGTGTCGTCGACAGGGGAAATCCCGGCCGTGCGTCTTCTGTCTACGTCGAGCGCCTACTGGAAAGGGGTGGAGTCCAATCCGTCCCTGCAGCGGATATACGGAACCGCTTTTCACAGTGAAAAAGAGCTTGAGGAATATCTTCGACAACAGGAAGAGATTCAGCGTCGGGATCATCGAAAGCTTGGACGGGAGCTCGGACTGTTCCGGACTCTGGACGAAAAAGGCGCCGGCCTTGTCCTCTGGCTTCCCAGGGGAAGCCAGATTCGTCGGACACTCGAAGAACTCTGGAAGATTCTGCACGACAGGCACGGTTACCGTTATGTTTATACGCCCCATATTGCCAGGCTGGATCTGTGGATGCAGTCCGGTCACTGGGACTATTATCAGGACAGCATGTTCCGTCCAATGGAGACGGAAGGAACAGCGTATGAGCTGAAGCCCATGAACTGTCCTTTCCACATCCTCATTTTTCGGGAAAGTGTCCAGAGCTACCGGGACCTTCCCATCCGGTTGTCGGAACTGGGAACCGTTTACCGGTATGAACGTTCGGGAACCCTGCACGGGTTGATGCGCGTCCGTGGTTTTACCCAGGACGATGCCCATATTTTCTGCAAGCCGGAAGACCTTGCCGGTGAGATTCGAAACGTTCTGGCCCTTGTCGACCAGATGATCGGCCGCTTCGGCTTCACGGACCGGACCGTGTATCTGTCGACCCGTCCGGAAAAGTCCGTGGGGTCCGACGAAAACTGGGAGATGGCGACAGGGTCTCTGCGAAGGGCGCTGGAAGAATCCGGTATTCCTTACGAGGTCGACCCGGGGGAAGGTGTTTTTTACGGGCCCAAGATTGATATCAAGTTTCATGATGCGATCGGCCGGGCCTGGCAGCTGTCGACCATTCAGGTCGACTTCAACTTGCCCGAAAAGTTTGACCTGACGTATCGCAACGATTCCGGTGAGCCCTGTCGGCCGATCATGATTCACCGGGCCCTCTTTGGGTCGATTGAACGGTTCTTCGGAATTCTGATCGAGCATTATGCAGGGGCATTTCCACTCTGGCTGGCCCCGGAACAGGTACGCATCATGACGATCGCCGATCGTCATATCCCTTATGCACAGACCGTCTTGAACCGGCTCAAAGACAGGGGAGTCCGGGCGGAAGGGGATTTTCGCAACGAAAAAATCGGATTCAAGGTTCGGGAAGCCCAGATGGCAAAAATTCCTGAAATGTGGGTCGTGGGAGACCGCGAAGTGGAAGAAAACCGGGTGTCTGTCCGGACGAGGGAGGGAGAGAAAAAAGATCTCCGTCCGCTTGAGTCCGAACTCGAGGACCTTTTTCGCCGGAGCGGCCCCCCGGAAATGCTCCCCCGTTCGAATGGATTCTGA
- the infC gene encoding translation initiation factor IF-3: MNPKPRVNYEIKIKEVRVIGPEGEQLGIFPTHVAIKKAEEQGFDLVEVSPTAKPPVCKMMDFGKYMYEQSKKVHAMKQHQKSGQIKEVKFRPHINEHDLETKINYVQRFLEDGNKAKISMMFRGREMIHTEVGKELLQKIIVATEGVAVLEVPPRMEGSNMTMTLAPATTQGKAGKTAGTGEKTDESGPGKS, encoded by the coding sequence ATTAATCCAAAACCCCGTGTCAATTATGAAATAAAGATCAAAGAAGTTCGCGTGATTGGACCGGAAGGTGAACAGCTCGGCATCTTTCCGACGCACGTGGCTATCAAGAAAGCGGAGGAGCAGGGTTTCGACCTGGTGGAAGTTTCTCCGACGGCCAAGCCACCTGTGTGCAAGATGATGGACTTCGGCAAGTACATGTATGAACAGAGCAAAAAAGTTCATGCCATGAAACAGCACCAAAAGTCCGGGCAGATCAAGGAAGTCAAGTTCCGGCCCCATATCAACGAGCATGATCTTGAAACAAAGATCAACTATGTCCAGCGCTTTCTCGAAGACGGGAACAAGGCGAAAATCAGCATGATGTTCCGTGGCCGGGAGATGATCCATACGGAAGTCGGGAAAGAGCTGCTTCAGAAAATCATCGTCGCGACGGAGGGAGTGGCCGTTCTGGAGGTTCCTCCCCGCATGGAAGGTTCAAATATGACGATGACACTGGCACCCGCAACAACGCAGGGAAAAGCCGGAAAGACAGCGGGTACGGGGGAAAAGACCGACGAAAGCGGACCCGGAAAGAGCTGA
- the rpmI gene encoding 50S ribosomal protein L35, translating to MKVKSAASKRFFVSGTGKIRYHKTNKRHLMTSKSAKRTRSLKTGTLEKGQSDNIRKVLG from the coding sequence TTGAAAGTCAAAAGTGCAGCGAGCAAGCGTTTCTTTGTCAGCGGAACCGGAAAAATCCGCTACCACAAGACGAACAAGCGCCATCTGATGACATCGAAGTCGGCGAAGCGGACCCGCTCGCTTAAAACGGGAACCTTGGAAAAAGGGCAGTCCGACAATATCCGGAAGGTCTTGGGGTAA
- the rplT gene encoding 50S ribosomal protein L20, which produces MSRVKGGTIHKSRRKKIMDLAKGFWGGRSRLYRSARHTVEKGLTYAYRDRKVKKREFRSLWIQRINAACRMESINYSRFMAGLKKLGISLDRKILADLALNQPETFRELTQKAKQAIS; this is translated from the coding sequence ATGTCGAGAGTCAAGGGCGGAACAATTCATAAGTCCCGCCGAAAAAAGATCATGGATTTGGCCAAAGGTTTTTGGGGAGGCCGGTCCCGTTTATACCGTTCGGCCCGTCATACCGTTGAAAAAGGACTCACCTACGCGTATCGGGACAGAAAAGTCAAGAAAAGGGAATTCCGTTCCTTGTGGATCCAGCGCATCAACGCGGCCTGCCGGATGGAGTCCATCAACTACAGCCGCTTCATGGCGGGACTGAAGAAACTTGGTATTTCCCTGGATCGGAAGATCCTGGCGGACCTGGCTCTCAATCAGCCGGAAACGTTTCGGGAATTGACACAGAAAGCAAAACAGGCGATATCCTGA